TCCTCACCTTCGGCTCAGGGCGCATCCGCACGCTGACGGCGTGTCCCGGTTGACTCGCCAGCTCCGACGCTGGCCGGTGATCGCGGTCGTCGTCGTGGTCGTCCTCGCCGGTGGTGGCGTCGCGGCCTGGGCGATGACGCGGTCCGGCTCTGGATCTTCGTCGACCACTCTGGTGGCCGCGCGGGTCAACACGATCACCTCGACGGTGTCGGCGTCGGGCACGATCGAGCCCGCGCACCAGGCAAGCCTCGACTTCGCCGCGACCGGCCGGGTGACGAAGGTGTGGGTCAAGGCGGGCGACACGGTGAAGAAGGGACAGCGACTCGCTCGCGTCACCAAGGTCGCCCTCGTTGCCGCAAAGGATGCCGCCGAGGCGACCGTCACCTCGGCCGAGGACAAGGTGGCGAACGACGGCTCGGCAAGCTCCGTACAGCTGACCTCCGACAAGGCAGCGCTGCGGGCGGCGCGTAGCTCGCTCCGCAGCGCGAAGCAGGCGCTGGCTGCGGCCACGCTGCGCTCGACCATCGCCGGAACGGTCACGTCGGTGAACCTCACGGTCGGCCAGCAGGTGTCGGGTGGCTCATCGACCGGCGGCGTCAACGACGCCAGCGACTCGTCGAACGACTCCACGAGCCAGGTCGACGTCCAGTCGTCGAAAACGTTCATCGTCAACGCCGATGTCGACGACACCGAGATCAGCAGC
This region of Mycobacteriales bacterium genomic DNA includes:
- a CDS encoding efflux RND transporter periplasmic adaptor subunit; translated protein: MSRLTRQLRRWPVIAVVVVVVLAGGGVAAWAMTRSGSGSSSTTLVAARVNTITSTVSASGTIEPAHQASLDFAATGRVTKVWVKAGDTVKKGQRLARVTKVALVAAKDAAEATVTSAEDKVANDGSASSVQLTSDKAALRAARSSLRSAKQALAAATLRSTIAGTVTSVNLTVGQQVSGGSSTGGVNDASDSSNDSTSQVDVQSSKTFIVNADVDDTEISSVKKGQTVAITPDGAIQPVTGTVSSVSSVPSSSSGVVTFPIVVKVSGHPTGVYAGASATLSVTTKKSFKALEIPTLAITYSGSTASVEVNDGSGTSKRTITVGQSFGVETQVLSGLKAGDKVVVTIPTFGRAITNRNGGKGFPGFGNGNGGFPGSGSFGNGGNGGSGGFPTGGFGGGGSPAP